TGTTTGCTGAGTGATCTTGTTGATGAGAGGACCTCACCCGGAGGCTCAGTTTATAACTGTCGCAGGGAGCACTGCCCTCTTCCATGGTCCATCCTGATTGGTCAGCAGAGAACCAATCACAGGTAGAGGATGTTGGGGTGTTTTGCATCagcttttccatccatccattttctgagccgcttctcctcaccagggtcgcgggcgtcctggagcctatcccagctatcatcgggcaggaggcgggctacaccctgaactggttgccagcagatcgcaaggcacatagaaacaaacaaccatttgcactcacattcacagctacgggcactttagagttgtcaatcaacctcccacgtatgtttttgggatgtgggaggaaaccggagtgcccggagaaaacccacgcaagcacggggagaacatgcaaactccacacaggcgaggccggattttaacccgggtcatcagaactgtgaggcagatgtgctaaccagtcttcctccGTGATGCCTTGTTATTaactaatttagcattttttgttagtcAGTTGGTTCACAAACTCAGCAAGGCTATGGGAACACATTGTTCCCATTGTTGACcatgcaacatgcaaactccacacaggagaacatgcaaactccacacaggcggggccggggattgaaccccggtcctcagaactgtgaggcagacgctctaaccagtcgtccaccgtgctgctgcaTCAGCTTTTGTTCATTACTAATGTTCTGTCAATGTCAGATTTGAGTGTTGTGGTGATGGGTTGACATATTTCCCCAACAGAACTAAGGGACAGTTAACTTCCCATTCGTTAACTTTTGATGTGTCGGAATTCCGTTGTTCTTCCGGGTTTTTCGAGgcaaaaatgtgttattgttttatatagAATTCTTAGTACTGTTTTGTGACACTCCGCCTATGACTAATTTCCTTTGGCACCACAgtgtaaagattttattttatactgtGGTACTCTAATATTAGCACTGAGAGACAAAGAGAAGATCACAGCACTCAGACAAAAATACATGGATATTGCCCAACTGTCACATTTTAAATCATGTGACATTTACACAGTTGTTCTTTTAAATTCAGATTTAGTGCTAACAGACATGGAActtcaacacattttattttgttttgctcgAATGCTTGTAGTGAGATAGCGGCTTATCTCACCATGTGGATGGTTCCCAGGATCTTCTACCTCAAGTACCCTTGACAATCTTGAAAAGCTAACAGAGAACAAGGTCATTCCTAAAACACATAGGTAACAGGACTCAACTGAACACAGGTGGCCAAAATGCAgaatgatttgttttcattaaaaaaaaatcattacaccAATGAGATGTTGGGGCAAGCCTTACCATTTTGTACAAATCCATCCAAAGTATGTGAACTAAAATTTAAGTATGAGATCTGTTGGTACATTTGGTATCACTGCACAATATAATGAGATCCACTACCAAGCATCCAAAACATATAAagtatacaaaatatttttaatgaaggGTCTGATCTTAGGTTGTGTTACTTGTTACTTGAAATTGTAGTATCCAGAAAGAGCAAGACAAGTAACAAAACATCACAAACATCATATCAAGTATTATCTACAATCACAGGTAAGAGGTAATAGGTAAAAGAGAACAAGGCTataatataaaaagctaaagaTGGTTAAATAATTTTGCTCAGATCGGCTATGTGGTCAAATGTTTTTGAGTGGCTGTATTAAAAGACTTAAGACCACAATCAACAGCTGGGCTTGTGAATGGGCCATCTGCAGAAGTCTTGAAGAGCACAATGGCAAGATCATTgacgcaaaaacaaacaaacaaaaaaaaaaatttagataCAGATACATTACAAATCCTGACAAACCCGCTAATATGACTTTGTCATAAAAACATGCTACGATTGGTAAGCATGTAgttcagcaataaaaaaaaatctaccagGAATCCTGCAGGATTTTCCTTGATCGTGGACATTTCATTACCGCTCTGTCAGCTTTTTCCTCGCAAAGACTATTTCCAGGACTCTAATTGGTCAAACGCAACCTTTGAGGGTGTGTCTAACAAAGAGGCAGGAGTGGCACCTTCCAATATAAACTGAACCTTTGGGTGAAGTCCTCCCATCAACAAGATCACTCAGCAACCATGAGGTGTCTGGTCTTCGTTCTGCTCATCGGAGCTGCCTGTGAGTACAGTGGCAGAAATGACCACAGTAATAGAGCGTTCATTTGATTGATgggcttgttgtttttttccagttgccACGGAGGATGACAAGATTGTCGGCGGCTATGAGTGCACGCCCTACACCCAGCCCCATGCGGTGTCTCTGAACTCCGGCTACCACTTCTGCGGAGGCTCCCTCGTCAACGAGAACTGGGTCGTGTCCGCCGCTCACTGCTACAAGTCGTACGTAAACCACCCAATCTGATGAATGTGTCTTAATCCCGCGAGTCCTTTTTAAACCCTCAAATGCTTTGCAGCCGGGTGGAGGTGCGTCTTGGCGAGCACCACATCAGGGTCACTGAGGGAAACGAGCAGTTCATCAGGTCCTCCCGCGTCATTCGCCACCCGAACTACAGCTCCTACAACATCGACAATGACATCATGCTGATCAAGTTGAGCAGTCCCGCCACTCTCAATGAGTATGTGAAGCCTGTGGCTCTACCCAGCAGCTGTGCCCCCGCCGGCACCATGTGCAAAGTCGCCGGATGGGGCAACACCATGAGCTCCAGTGAGTCACGTCAAAATGTTTTCGCTCTACTCTTCTCTTCTTGTGTGGGCACATTTAGGCTCTCCTAACTCAGAATTAGAGTAATCTTTAATGGCTAAGTGTAAAACTAGATGGGTAGTGGATCGTTACTGATAGATACCCATAGGTATCTATGGATAGGCTTCTTTGGTCCAAGCTCTACCCTAGTATTTCTTTGATATTTgccatactgtaaataaaaacaagttagcACATCTTAAATCCGAGGTTAGGTGTCAGGAGGTTAATCATTCTCCATGTTATATACCACGTACCAGCCGCTGATGGGGACAAGCTGCAGTGCCTCGACATCCCTATCCTGTCCGATAGGGATTGTGACAACTCCTACCCCGGCATGATCACCGACGCCATGTTCTGCGCCGGATACCTGGAGGGTGGCAAGGACTCCTGCCAGGTACCAAGGGGCAACAGGAACTTCTGTTGTTTTTACACTCTGGGAATTGACGAAAGCGTTAACTGTTCGTATCCTGCCCCCATCAGGGTGACTCCGGTGGCCCCGTGGTGTGCAACGGTGAGCTTCAGGGTGTTGTGTCCTGGGGCTATGGCTGCGCCGAGAAGGATCACCCTGGTGTCTACGCCAAGGTATACCAAGATACAATGGATAAAATGAGTGAATTGATCAATAAGGGATTGGAGTAGACCCCTTAATATTATTGACTAGGACATTTTGGATAGTTCTGTGTCACTTTGTGGAGACAGTTTGGGATAAGCCCCCCTTTGCTTGCTTCGATGTCCATAACTACAActatcttaaaaaaacaaaacaatagagATCAATTAGAATGGACTTTCAAACACTAGAAAATTCCAAGACACCTTCCAGAATCTTGTGGAAAATGAAGTCAAGATGTTTCAAAGTGGGAAGAATGTCTGCTTCACAATCAGATGGTTCTGGgctcgaatctcagctcaggccttcctgtgtggacttaGCATGTTCTGACTGATTATGTGTGatttttctgcgggtactctggcttcctcacacattccaaaaacaattatgtaaGGTTCATGGAagactaaatttcccataggtggaataggctccagcttaacCCCATGACCCCAATTAGGACAAGTGCAATAATGGATGAACGCATGTTTTGAAGTTATTGTAGAACTGTTACAAAGGGGAAACCtactccatttttttcttccatcttcACTTCTGGTAAATGTGATGATGCGTTGTAGGGGCTTACAGTAGATGAAATAGATACTTCGAAAATACAGTAGTCCCTTACCCAGCAGACTAACATATTTGTCGATCCACAGGTCTGCCTTTTCAACGACTGGCTGGAGCGCACCATGTCTAGCTATTAAGCTCCTGTGATCACCTGCTGCTCACCATCTTTTTATCTCATGGAATGTTGCAGGGTTTTCCCACAAATGTGAAGAAACCTTctattgtaataaataaagGTTCCAATTTGCATTCAGTTTGTGGTGTAATTTCCAAGTTGCGTGTCTTCACTGGAAAAATCCTCAAATGCTTACTAGCGTGAAACTAATATTGATCCTCTATTCATAAAGACGGAACTTGACACGTATCGGGAGccaagtcaaggtcagagaGCTGTTTACAACTAAACTTGGCCAAACTGAACCACTCTGTCTCTCTATAAAAGTATCACTTTAAATGAGTACGGATAGGTTTTCCCATCAGTACAATCACAGATGTTTTATTGGtctgttcaaataaaatacctCATAGAGAACAGTCCAATTGTAACCCCGTCAAAAGGGCTTTGAAGCTGGGATCCTCAAACGTTTTCAACTTAAACTCCAAAttagatatttgaaaacaacactGACATATAAAGGACATAAATTAATGATAAGGAACACAGATATCCATTTATTAGAACATGGATTTGAATGACATCTACCTTAGGCATTTCAAAACTTGGGTCTTCAGCGGTGTTTGACTGGACTGAACCCCACCTTTTAATATGTGTGGCTGGTGGTGCACTTGGTACAGGGGCCTTTGTGAGAGACTGATTTCATTTAATTGACCGCTTAATAAAACCACTATAAAGTCGCAATTTAAGTAACCATCAATACTgtacaaaacacaatataaaaatatgcaACAGTGCCACATATATCatttggagcagttcagaatcaatattaaTCTAATAACGAGACAAAAgcataaaacatttcaataaactacatcatactcaccagagatgcgtATTATGAAATGTATTAATGAGCGCAGATCACTACAGATGTGTTTCGCTAGTTCAGCTCGGCAGTATCAAGTTTCGCGTTGACCacccaatcagaggacagaaaaatgctgatgtcatcgaAGGCCTGCACTCTGCCCCTGTGAGGAAAAATTTGAAATCTGGTTGGTGAAAGAAACAGTCTTAATGCCAATGTAGTTCAAGTTCGAGTACGACTGATTCTAAAGGCCCTTGGGCACATTAGGTAGACTCGGCagcacagaggctgaaatctgtttagactaaaaaaagaatatatatacttACATAAAGAGAAAGCAATGTAGCCAAGGAAATGCGACGAAATGAAGGGAATAGACTGTAtcgaataaattaatacaatttcaggaaaaaatattttagtttagGTTGTTAGTATTGATCACTGCTTCTAAGAATGTTTagaccagcagagaaggccttgctgtgCTCTGACCGCTGACCACATCTTAAAATTCTCATTAGAAATACACAAGCAAacatgacacacacagacagccaTGCATTTagccaaaaataataatcagaatatGTATGGggcggcagcacggtgaactactggttagcacatctgcctcacagttctgaggaccggggttcaaatcccgaccccgcctgtttgcatgttctcatcgtgcctgcgtgggttttctccgggcactccggttctcTCTCacatcttaaaaacatgcacggtaggttcatagaggaccctaaattgcccgtaggtgtgaatgtgagcgcgaatggttgtttgtttatatgtgccctgcgattggctggcgaccagttcagggtgtacctcgcctctcgcccgaagatagctgggatgggctccggcacgctcgcgaccctagtgagtgaaatggatgaattaatgaatgtatGGGGGTCACAAATTTGGTGAGATGCCATCAGAAAGGAGGAAGGGTGGAAGGTAGGAAGGAAGAAACAGATGGAGGGATGACAgctggaaggaaggaaggaaacaagggtgaacaggaaggaaggaaggaaggattaaAGGAAGGAAAGTGCGTAACAAGGCTGGCATAAAAGGAGCGAAACAAACATATTGGAAGGAAACAGTTCCTATGAAAGGAAGAGAATGGAAGCTAGAAGACAAGGAAAGAATGAAGGTTGAAAGGAAGGATGAAAAAGGAATGGAGCGAAATCCCtgaccctggtttgaaaccttgATTTGTAACCAACTATAAATCTTACCCAGGCAAAAATCCGTTTTGAAAGCCTAAACCTGCCtttaaaccctattttgaaaccataCTTAGAATTTACGAAATTAAActgtttaataaatgtaatcTTAATAaatgagttgttgttgttgttgttaatctAAATTAAAAGTCGTCGAACGATGAGGTTGCTGAGTGTCAATTATCGAACCTTTTCTTTTGTGGGCGGAATCTTCGACTCGTACTTGACATTTCAAGACGGACATATTTTGTCGACGCGCCGCCAATGTAAGACCAACGCAGCCATCCTTCCCTTGTTTACTGACCTCGAGTTTTAAATCTTCTTTAAACTGTCAGACTATTTAAGCAATAAGATGTTTTGAACAAGGCAGTGTTCTCCTTCAAAGGCTCATTTTCATCGAGTTATCCGTACGTGGAAACCCGTGAGCGGACGCCAAGATGCGCCTGACGCTGCAAATGTTGATCTCCCACGGCCGAGTGGCCCGCAGAATTGGGCTGGGTCCCAAGTCCCGCATCGACATGCTGCGGAACATCCTCACCGGACTGGTGCGACATGAGCGGATAGAAACCACCGCGGCCCGGGCAGATGAAGTCCGCTTCTACGCCGAGAAGGTAGAGCTGACGCACGAAACTTGGACCGAGCTCCGCTAGAAGTAATACTAGTCGCGAGCAGATATCAACTAGTGCAGTtctgcctcactagtaacatgtaatTGTCCTACCAGTATGCTAAagttgggggcggggggtacTAGTAATGCAGTCGTTTTAATAATGCGCTGAATTGTCGTTATTGTGAGGAGAAAGAGTATACTAGTCCATGGACCCACTCTGTGTACAGTgggacaaaaaagtatttagtcagccaccaattgtgcaagttctccctcttaaaaagatgagagaggcctgtaaatTTCGTcacaggtatacctcacctgtgagagacaaaatgaggggggggggggaaaaaaaaaaaagtcctgaaaattacattgtctgatttttcaagaatttctgagaaaattatggtggaaaataagtatttgatcaaaaacaaaagttcatctcaatactttgttttaTACCCTCTGTGGGCAATGACAAGAGGTCAAaggttttctgtaagtcttcacacaCTTGCTGGTATTtttgcccattcctccatgcagatctcctctcgaGCAGTGTTGTTTTGGGGCTATCGCTGGGCAACACAAATGTGTGTGGGGTGTTTGTaatcttttgcattcaaatagaagcacatcagcatatcaaaaactttgactcatttttgattactcaatttattattttaatacacaggagtggacacgcacactgaaaaaaaatcatgttttttttttttaggagaagaggggtaaattacgtttacattttaatcatgtgcaatcgATGTacgttcaaaggactctttttcagtggatgtgctggagtcacgaagcgattgtgagggcaacaGGCgacataaatgatcgccttgatcaattaataggtgtcctcacaaacatcagtggttcattaaatacatccagccatccattttctgagccgcttctcctcactagggtcgcgggcgtgctggagcctatcccagctgtcatcgggcaggaggcggggtacaccctgaactggttgccagccaatcgcagggcacagagaaacaaacaaccattcgcattcacagtcatgcctacgggcaatttagagtctccaattaatgcatgtttttgggatgtgggaggaaaccggagtgcccggagaaaacccacgcaggcacggggagaacatgcaaactccacacaggcggggccggggattgaacccaggtcctcagaactgtgaggctgacgctctaaccagtcggccaccgtgccgcctcattaaatacactggttaacaaatgaattctgagtccttgcctcaattacattgctgaaaacaaatgttgccgggcatgttCATCAGTTCTAATTGTTCATgtctctctgatgtgcagatttatgagaacagtttcccagcatcacctctaagtgtcgccaaagcaccaaaagctgcagaaacgtgcgtatgccagccatgcagttggcgtgaggcaccgcacatttccagggtcatgtcactcttgatacatctgaactttgccgtgaaaaagaacggacgccacgtttttgtgcgtacgcaccttttgtacatgaggccccaggaccttgaaatgcttcttatgaaGCAACTTCTTTGTTGCCCGGGTGGTGTGTTtgcccagccacgtttcatcttcaatgcccttgctgatggaaggagggtTTTcgctcaaaatctcacgatacccATCCATTATTTCCTTATCCCATTCAGaagggcctggacatgtactggcttcagcagggggacacgtctggcactgcaggatttgattCCCTGGCGGTgcagtgtgttactgatggtagcctttgttactttggtcccagttctctgcaggtcattcactaggcccCCCCCcttgtggttctgggatttttgctcaccgttcttgtgatcctTTTGACTCCACGGGGTGAGCTCTTAGgcggagccccagatcgagggaggttatcagtggtcttgtatgtcttccattttctaataattgctcccacagttgatttcttcacaccaagctgcttacctattgcaggtctacaattttgtttctggtttcctttgacagctctttggtcttggccatcgtggagtttggagtgtgacggtttgaggttgtggacaggtgtactttatactgataacgagttcaaacaggtgccattaatacaggtaacgagtggaggacagaggagcctcttaaagaagaagttacaggtctgtgaaatctttcttctttgtaggtgaccaaatacttattttccaccggattttttttccttctcattttgtctctcataggtgaggtatacctatgcaGAAAATTACAGGTCtcttcatacatgcaaatcagtcgcctttttgaactcaaaataggccatttccgtgaatcgtacagatccgatgagtttttctggggggggggaatttgaaatacactatagtaaataaaaattaaatgtatgacatattacaattaattaaaataaattatactgtCAGATATAGTAAAGACAAAATATACGCAttagcaaaatacatttaaatagaatatttttttaaatacaataaaaacaaataggttttaatatagaatgtttttttccaattgcaCCCACAGAAATTTCTGTTTGTTATTGTTTCTTGTAGCTGATCAACTACGCTAAGAAAGGCGACACGGACGAGAAGGCGATGAAGATGGCAACTTTTTGGTTGACGGTGCGTGTGCACATCTAACTTCTTtttgtactcaagtacagatactagGCAGGCCATTAATTTCTTTTATTGATAAAttccaatgtatttatttatttttgaccaaTGTATCCTTACTAACATTTGGACCGCTGCAGGAGAAGGACCTGGTCCCAAAGCTGTTCAAGGTGCTGGGCCCGCGGTTCGAGACCCAGTCGGAGGGCTACACGCGTACGGCCCGCATCCCCAACCGACAGAACCTTGACCGAGCCGAGATGGCGGTGCTGGAGTACAAAGGCAACCCGTTCCCACCTCTCTACCCGGTCAAGAAACACAACCCGCTGACCCTCATCAACCTGCTGCTCAGAGGCTACCGGGAGGACAAGGCCAACTCCACACCCCTCACAGCCAAGTCATCAAGCTCTGGATAAATACTTCAACTGATCCCCCCCATTTCTTGGGTGAATCTTGTTGAACAGAAGATGTTTCTGTCATTAAAGAAAAATTAGtcaagtctgtgtgtgtgtgtgtgggggggggagggggcttTCCTTTCATGTGAAGcagtaagaaaaaaaggtttgtggGTCATTTTAGTTGAAAACTTTGCTTTTTCCCCGTCCCTTTCATGATGTGGTGATgaactttttgaaattgtgttGATAAAAGTAGAATTCTAAATTTAAGTGAGTTTTCAAAGGCAGAATATTCTCATTGTCTCTAGGAAAAAAAGTCCCCCCAcctggaaaaatacatttttgggtcctatagGCAGTGGCAAGaacatttttcactttgatTAAAACCTGACTAAAAATAGCTAGTCAAAGTCCCAAAGTTCTcattaaacaatgaaaaattttaatccattttcacatttggcttaaaaaaaaaaacaatacatattttAGGTTTTCTGGGGGGGTGGTATAAACATTGCATTTGCTCTTTTCTGTCTCTTCAAGGCAGCAGTAAATAATGCGCGAACACAGATAAGGCCtatagtaaaacat
The genomic region above belongs to Phyllopteryx taeniolatus isolate TA_2022b chromosome 6, UOR_Ptae_1.2, whole genome shotgun sequence and contains:
- the LOC133479120 gene encoding trypsin-1, translated to MRCLVFVLLIGAAFATEDDKIVGGYECTPYTQPHAVSLNSGYHFCGGSLVNENWVVSAAHCYKSRVEVRLGEHHIRVTEGNEQFIRSSRVIRHPNYSSYNIDNDIMLIKLSSPATLNEYVKPVALPSSCAPAGTMCKVAGWGNTMSSTADGDKLQCLDIPILSDRDCDNSYPGMITDAMFCAGYLEGGKDSCQGDSGGPVVCNGELQGVVSWGYGCAEKDHPGVYAKVCLFNDWLERTMSSY
- the mrpl17 gene encoding 39S ribosomal protein L17, mitochondrial, whose product is MRLTLQMLISHGRVARRIGLGPKSRIDMLRNILTGLVRHERIETTAARADEVRFYAEKLINYAKKGDTDEKAMKMATFWLTEKDLVPKLFKVLGPRFETQSEGYTRTARIPNRQNLDRAEMAVLEYKGNPFPPLYPVKKHNPLTLINLLLRGYREDKANSTPLTAKSSSSG